The Chitinophaga pinensis DSM 2588 region GATCTATTCTGACGATACAGGCATCATTAAAATTGTTTGGCGATAAAGGAGGGAACATTATCAATATCAGTTCCGGCGCCAGTAAAATGCCTATGGTAACAGGATCCGTGTATTCTGCGTCAAAGGCTGCATTGGATGCTATAACCGTTGCTTTATCAAAAGAACTGGGTGCCAGAAATATCCGTATCAATTCTCTTTTGCCAGGTTCCGTGGAAACTGAAGGTACACATACATCGGGCGTGATGGGCAGTGATTTTGAGAAAGTATTGATTGCAAATACGCCGCTTGGCCGAATGGGACAGCCTGAAGATATTGCAAAAGCAGCCGTGTTTTTAGCTTCTGATGAATCAGCATGGATTACCGGAGAGCAGCTTGCTGTTTCCGGTGGCATTTACGGGTTCTAAAGTTATGCCAGGACAGCGCCTGCTGACAACGAATATCATAGATATATCGGAACACTTACCATAATTTTTTACGCGGGTTTTCCTTAACAGCCAGTAATGTTGAAATTTCCAGTGCGACAGGGAAGCGTGTCTATATGAAACGTTGAATGGTGATAGTAAGCTAACTGTAAATGTTGCTGCTTTACCGGCAGGGATGTATTTCGTAGTTATCCACCGTAAGAATATGAATAGCATTAAACTGACTTTCGCTAAGATGTAGGAAGTGGATATACTATATGATGAAAAGAGGATGTATCGAAAATAAATGAACATCCTTAGAATTACTTAAATGACTACCTGATTCCATCAGGTACCCGAATAAAGAGAGCCTGTATCTTACTTTTGATACAGGCTCTTTTTTATTTGCAGGCAGGTGTATAGAACATTGGTATCTTGATGTTAGATAGCCTATCCAAATGGTCGATCCTGAAATACTTAAAACTGTAAGGATCTTCCCATATAACATCTGAAATCTATTCTATTGTTTTCAATTTTTACATTTTTCTTAATGGCATCCAATGAATATCCATCAAAACTTGCTACTGTGATCTTGTAAATACCTTTGGGTATCATACGGCATCCCTGGCCCTTATTGAACTCCAGCTTAAATGTATCAACGCCATCAAACCATATGACACCATCCTCCACCCTTCTGCCTGTTACACTCTCAAATATGTCAAAACACACCAGACCTGCGCTATTTTCATACAGTGTATCTTTCACGTTAACCACGCACATCTTTCCCCAATATTTATGCGTCTTAGTTGTATCGATTCGGACGAGCATTCTGTTATGCGACTTACAGCATTTGCAGGGACGGCATCCTAAAACAAAGCAAACTGTTACTAGTAACGGGATAAAATATTTCATTATAAGCTCTAATCTGATTTATTTTTTCTTAATGAATTGGATCTTGGACGTATAGTTGATGCATTGATTTACACTGATCTTCGGTGCCGAACAAAAGGTAAGTGTAGGGTATAGGATAAAACAGAAAGCGCGAACAGCTTCTAATCTCCTGCGCACTTACAGGGAGAACCGTCGAGCCTTCTTATTGATAATTTTAAAAGCATTAATATTACAAAACCTTTTTTGTTATTATTTAAATCAAGTTTAATAATATCACTCCTGTACGGTAGAAGAGAAATAGTTTCTTTCTACATCATAACAAAGAACAATGAAACATCTAATAATACTTGTACTTTCTGGCCTGATATTTTTTTCAAACCTGACATTAAAAAGCCAGGCATTGATACATTACAGCAAAACCATCAAACCAGACTATTGTTTGAAAGACTCAATTGATGTAAAGGATGTTATTGGAAGACCTGTG contains the following coding sequences:
- a CDS encoding SDR family NAD(P)-dependent oxidoreductase, translating into MGKLNNKVVLVTGASKGIGASIAKYLAAEGAKVVVNYAASKEGAEKVVKAITDNGGTAIAVQADIANEADVNRLFDETKNAFGGLDVLINNAGIYQYEPIEQVSATTFHQQFNTNVWGSILTIQASLKLFGDKGGNIINISSGASKMPMVTGSVYSASKAALDAITVALSKELGARNIRINSLLPGSVETEGTHTSGVMGSDFEKVLIANTPLGRMGQPEDIAKAAVFLASDESAWITGEQLAVSGGIYGF